From the genome of Methanobrevibacter oralis:
CTTTTCCAAATATTACTAAAACTTTATTTGCAGGTTTATTATGATTTTTTTCAATTTAACACCTCTAACTGTAGTTATTTTTATTTTATTAAACTGCTTTAAAATGTATTTCTATTTTTAAACGCGAAACTTATTTTTTATAACAATTACTTCCAATTAAATATAAAACTATAAAAGCTCATAATGAAATATAATAATTGTGTATAAGAAGTTTTTATATTTGAGGATATGATGAAGGAAACAAATAATAATGACCTTTTAACAGTAAAAGAAAATGAGATTATAAGATTAGCTACTCCCTTAAAAATTGTAAACTATAAGGCTTATGATCTTGATGACAATCCTATAGATTGCATTGAAACTTTCTCTAATTTAAGATATATAGTTGAACCTAAAAAGGGTATTTTTAGTGATGATGAAATTCTTAAATATGCTGCTAATTCTAAAGCAGCTGCTAAAGTTAGAGTTAAAAGAGGAATAGCAGATATGTATGATTTTAATTTGCTTTACAATAAAGTTCCATGGAAATTAGCTTTATATTATACTCTATTGATTTCTTTTGCATCTCCTATTTTCATTGTTGGAAATATAATGTTTAAGTTGATTTGGATTTTACTGATCTTAATTCCATTTTATAATATTAGAAAAATATTGGCCACTAAAAGGAGTATTGAGTTTAAAAAACCAAATGCAGGTAAAATTAAAAATCCTAGTCAAGATATTAATAAAGATAATCTAAAATATTCATCAAGTATTTCTTCTTTAGTTAAGTATGAAAAGCAGATTATAGGATTAAAAAAGGTATTTTCAATAAAAGAAGAAAAACTGAAACAACTAATTGAAAAACGTTTTGCTCCACCTCAAATTACATATGATAAATTCATATCTACTGTAGATGAAGCACATGAATTATTTTACAACGAAGCAAGAGAAGCATTAGAGATTACTAATTATGCAAATGCAGATACTCAAGAAATAAAAATAGAATTAAAAAATAAAATTAAATTTCTTAAAACTATTATTAAACAAATTGATGATTTAACAACAGAATTACTTGTTAATTTATCCTCAGATGAAAAGTCAAATGAAGAATTAAAAAACTTATGTGAAGATATTGATGATTTAATCAAATCTGTTAAAGATTATGAATAACTAATAAGGAGACATAATATGGCTGAATTTTCCCTTGATGTAGCTGGAATTAAAGAAGAAGTAGAAACTACTTTTAAACAAGAAGAAGAAAAATTACAAAATTCTGAACTTAAAACACAAGCAGATGCAAATGCAATTGCAATATTTGAATCAGATTTAAATAATCCTAATGAAAGAGAAAAAATCTTAAAACCATTAGAAAACTTTGGTTTATCTGACATGTCTAAATCAGCATCTAAAAATGAATTATTATCTACAAGATTTGCTGATTTTAGTAAAAGTGGTGAAGATGCAAATAACATTGGTGATAAACTATCCGAACTTAATATTCAATTGAAAGATTTAGATCCAAGTCATGTTAACTTCGATAAAAAAGGAGTATTAGGAAACTTAATCAATCCCGTTAAAAAATATTTCAATAAATATCAAAAGGCTGAAACAGCTATTGCCAATATTGTCGATTCTTTGGATAAGAGTAGTAAAGTTTTACAAAATGACAATACTACTCTTCTTTCAGAAGAAAACTACTTAAGAGAAACTACAAATAGGATTATGGCTGATATTGAGTTAGGTAAATTAATGGACAATTCTATTGAAGCTCAAATACAAAAAGCTGAACTTGAGGGTGTTGAAGAAGATAAGATTAACTTTGTTCGTGAAGAAATTTTATTCCCACTTAGACAAAGAGTAATGGACTTGCAACAAATGATTGTAATAAATCAACAAGGGATCATATCCTTAAATGTCATTAGAAGAAACAATAAAGAACTTATTCGGGGTGTTACCCGTGCTAAAAATGTTACCATTACAGCACTTAGGACTGGAGCAATGGTTGCAAGTGCGTTATATGATCAAAAAATTACCATGGATAAAATAAAAATACTCAATGATACTACAGGAGACATTATTGAATCAACATCACATATGCTTCATGAACAAGGCAGTGAAATTCAAAAAACAAGTGCAGAAGCCATGATTTCACCTGAAATTTTAATGAATTCATTTAAAGAAGCTTTATTGGCGATTGAAGAAGTAAGTAATTATAAAGAACAAGCTCTTCCTAAAATGAAAGAAACTATTTTGTTATTTAATAATATGGCTCAAGATGGTCAAAAAGTTGTTAATAAACTTGAAACTGGAAATAAATTAATAGAATAATCTTGGTGAACTTAATGAGAATCTCAAAAATAATTTTAAATTCATTATGGGTGTTATTTTCATTCATTCCATTTATAAATGGATTTGGTTTTATTTATATGGGATTAAAAATTAAAAATAATGCATGGATAATCGAAGGTATTACATATGAGCTCCCGTGGTTTTTATTTGTAATTAATGCCTACATGTTTGAAGGTATAAGTTTCATAAATGCACCTTTGATTATTATTATTTTTCTATTATTTGTTATCTGTATTATTAGATCAATTTGGGTTAATTTTAAATATATTAAATTTATTAATGATATAGATGGACCTACTGAAATAAACGTGAGTAATAATGGCAGTATATCTAATAAAAATTCTCATACAGCATCTATTGCATTAGGATATTTCTTTTCAATATTTATAGGTATAATAGGTCTTATTTTTGCTATCTATAATTTAACTCGTGATGATGAAAGCACCAAGATTCATGGAAAAATGCAAATGCTTATTTTGATTGTTTTTAACTTCATGTTATTGTTATTAATGATCTGATCGCTAATATGGGCATAAATAATAAAAATAACTGCTTTAAAGAGAGATTCATACTTAAAAACAATGGCAAAATTAAAACTTTAAACATTTGATAAAAGAGGTTTAACATAATTTTTAACATTGTTCCATATCTTTTATTTTAGTTAGATATAAATATGATTTTATTTATAAATAATAAACAAGATGTGATTCTATGAATGAAAATAAATTTTGTGCAAACTGTGGTTCTCAAATAGATGTAAATGCAGAAGTATGTCCTAGTTGTGGTGTTAGTGTAGCTAAGAAAAAATCATACACATTAACAATTGTTTTAGGATATATCTTTTCCGTATTGGGTGGTTTGA
Proteins encoded in this window:
- a CDS encoding toxic anion resistance protein, whose protein sequence is MAEFSLDVAGIKEEVETTFKQEEEKLQNSELKTQADANAIAIFESDLNNPNEREKILKPLENFGLSDMSKSASKNELLSTRFADFSKSGEDANNIGDKLSELNIQLKDLDPSHVNFDKKGVLGNLINPVKKYFNKYQKAETAIANIVDSLDKSSKVLQNDNTTLLSEENYLRETTNRIMADIELGKLMDNSIEAQIQKAELEGVEEDKINFVREEILFPLRQRVMDLQQMIVINQQGIISLNVIRRNNKELIRGVTRAKNVTITALRTGAMVASALYDQKITMDKIKILNDTTGDIIESTSHMLHEQGSEIQKTSAEAMISPEILMNSFKEALLAIEEVSNYKEQALPKMKETILLFNNMAQDGQKVVNKLETGNKLIE
- a CDS encoding zinc-ribbon domain-containing protein; the encoded protein is MNENKFCANCGSQIDVNAEVCPSCGVSVAKKKSYTLTIVLGYIFSVLGGLIGLILAIYNVTRDDESAKLHGKIQLIIFVVWIIIIAIMFANT